Genomic DNA from Haloplanus aerogenes:
GGATGGTCGACCACACCAGCGCCAGCAGGACGAAGTTCATCACGAAGCCGACGTTCACCATCACCTGCGCGTCTCGCCGTCCGTAGAGTTCTCCGTAACAGTCGGAGGCGAAGAAGGTGAGCGCGTACGCCAGCGCCGCCCCCGGCAGGAAGATGGTGCTCCCAACCCGGGGTACGGCGGTTGGCAACGGGATCGCCAGCACCTTCGACGCGGTCAACTGCGCGGTCACTAGCGCCGTGACGAACAGCGACAGGATGGCGACGCGGCCGACCGGCCAATCGTCGCCGGCGCTCATTCGTCGGACTCCAGCCGACCGTGCCGGGCGTCGATCTCGTCCAGCACGTCGAGCGTCTTGCGAATCGATGCCCGGACGGCGTCGCTCCGATTCACGAACTTGCCGTCGTCACCGACGTGGTCGTCCAGATCCTCGAGCAGTTCGTCGGGAATCTCGACGCTTATCTTGGCCATATTTTGGTATTACGCAGCGAATATCTACCTCTTACGCTTTCGGCCGCGGGACTGTCGACAGATCGACGCCAGCCGGGTCGCAAAGTACTTTGAAGCGCTATCGAATGCGCAATACGATGACAACGCTGGCGGCGTTCGTCGTGTTCTCGACTCTGCCGCTGGTCGCTCTCACGCTGGCCATCGGGTACTCGCTCGTCTCGATCCGACGACTCGACGACCTCCGGCCACTCGTCCTCGTGACACTGTTGGCGTTCATGGCGACCCACCAGTTGACCGAACTGGCGGCGTTCACCCAGGGGGAACTCGTGGTGAACTACGGAGGCGAACTAACCGAGACGAGCGCCAACCTGCTCGCGAGTTTCGCGTCCTACTTCCTGCTCGATTTCGTTCGCGAGGAGCACCGGCTGAACGAGCGACTCAGGACCCAGCGTCGCGAACTGCGGCGGACGAGGCGCGCTATCGAGGCATCGGGGCACGCGGTGTGTATTAGCGACGCGGATGGCCGGATCGACTACGTGAATCCGGCGTTCGAGGAGATGACGGGGTACTCGGCCGACGAGGTTCGGGGCGAACACCCCGATATCCTGGTGACCGACGGAACGGTCGAGTACGGAGACAACGAACACGTCCTGCGGCGCAAGGACGGCGAGCGCTACTACGTCCAGCAGACGAGCGCCCCAATCACCGACGAGGACGGCAACTACGAGGGGTTCGTCTCCATCCAGACTGACATCACCGACCGTAAGCGGCTGGAGAACGACCTCCGTGAGAGCCTCCGGCAGTTGCAAGTGTTCGATCGAATCCTGCGCCACAACTTCCACAACGGCATAAACGTGATCAAGGGGTACGCGGAGACGATCCAGTCGTCGAGCGACGGCGACGTGGCCGACTATGCGAGCATCGTCGTCGACCGGAGCGAGACCCTGTTGCACACGGTGGACAAGGAACACGAGATCACGAAGCGGCTGGCGAACCCCAAATCACCCGAACCGCTCGAACTGGCGCCACTGCTCGATGCGGCCGTCTCGGCCGTCGAGGAGGCCGATCACGGCGCCGATATCACTGTCACACAGCCACGGGACGTGCGCGTCAAGGCGACGACGGACGTTCGACGCGCGGTCGAGGAACTCGTGACGAACGCCGTGATACACTCGGACCGCGAGTCGCCGACCGTAACCGTCGACGTGACTATCGAGGGTGACGAGGTCGCCGTCAGCGTTGCGGACGACGGGCCGGGGATTCCGGAGATGGAGCGGAAGATTCTGACGAGCGAGCGGGAGATAGAACCGCTGTACCACGGGAGCGGGATCGGCCTCTGGCTCGTCACCCTGATCGTCCGGCAGTTGGACGGCAGCCTCTCGTTCCACGAGAACGACCCGCGCGGGTGTGTGGTGACCGTTCGGCTCCCGCTCGCCGACTAACCTACGCGTTCGCAGTCCACCGCGAGAGGTCCCGCCGCCCGCCGAACGTCACGAAGAACAGGACGACGAGGCCGGCGCCGTACGCGAACATCAGCGGAATGGTGACGAGGAACATCGTCATCACGTCGGCGGGCGTGGCGACGGCGGCGAAGGCCATGATGCCGACGGTGACCTCGCGCCAGCGATCACGCATCGTCCGGTACGAGACGCCGGCAGTGTTGAGCAGGAGCATGAGGACGGGAACGTCCGCGAGGATGCCGATGCCGGCGGTGGTGAAGAAGATGAGCCAGAAGAAGTTGGTGATGCGGTAGGCGATGATCATGTTCGCTCGCACGCCGTCAGCGACGAGATAGGAGATGACCGTCGGCGCGACGGTGGTGTAGCCGAGGACGAAGCCACCGAAGAGGCCGAGGACGAGCGCGGCGGCCCACCCGAAGATGATGTTGCGGTTGCCGCGGACGAAGCCCCGTTCCCGCAGCGCCGGCCACGCGTAGTACATGACGATGGGGAAGGTGACTGCGGTGGCGATCAGCGTCGAGAACTTCACCTCGAAGATGAGCGCTTCCATCGGGTGGAGCGCGACGACGTTGATGCTCTCCGGCGTCACCTGACTCGGCAACTGCGAGAGGAACTGTTCGAACACGCGGCCGATACCGCCGGTGTAGAGCCACCCGAACGTCGCCGCGAGGACGATACCGAAGACGGCGGCGATACGGAACGCCCGCGAGGTGAGGCTATCGAGGATGAAGGCGATATCGGTGTAGTAGCCGCCGATGTCGTCCTCGTCTTTCTCGCCGTCGGTGAACTCGTCGAGGAAGGTGCCGCTGGCTCGACTCGCCCGATCGCCGATCTCCTCCGTCGTCGACTGCGGCGCCGACGACTCGGCCTCGCGCACTTCTTCAGCCTCGTCGAACCGTTCGAGGATGGCCCGCGCTTTCTCCTTGTCGCCGTCGTCCATCGCGTCGCCCGCCATCGACACGGCGTCGTCCTCGCTCAGGTCGGCGAACGCTTCCGGCGGCGCGGCCCGAATCCCGGCCGCGTCGAGTTCCGAGAGGTCGATGTCGGCCGGGTCGCTCACCGCGATGGGAGCGGCCGCGTCGTCGAGTTCGGCGTAGACGTAGTACATGAACGCGACGAGGCCGGCGAGGAGGATGCCGAGGGTGGTCCAGAGCGCGAGGCCGACGGTCCGGGAGACGGGCAGGGAGGCACCGGGCTGGGAGAGCCGTCGACTGCTCCCCATCCACGCCAGCAGGTCGTTGGCGACGGGGAGGCCGCCGCGGGCGAAGAAGGCGTACACGAGGAGCCCGCCGACGATGCCGATCCCGAGGATGACGTTCCAGTGACCGGCGGCGGCCGCTTTGATGCTG
This window encodes:
- a CDS encoding ribbon-helix-helix domain-containing protein, with product MAKISVEIPDELLEDLDDHVGDDGKFVNRSDAVRASIRKTLDVLDEIDARHGRLESDE
- a CDS encoding PAS domain S-box protein; this translates as MTTLAAFVVFSTLPLVALTLAIGYSLVSIRRLDDLRPLVLVTLLAFMATHQLTELAAFTQGELVVNYGGELTETSANLLASFASYFLLDFVREEHRLNERLRTQRRELRRTRRAIEASGHAVCISDADGRIDYVNPAFEEMTGYSADEVRGEHPDILVTDGTVEYGDNEHVLRRKDGERYYVQQTSAPITDEDGNYEGFVSIQTDITDRKRLENDLRESLRQLQVFDRILRHNFHNGINVIKGYAETIQSSSDGDVADYASIVVDRSETLLHTVDKEHEITKRLANPKSPEPLELAPLLDAAVSAVEEADHGADITVTQPRDVRVKATTDVRRAVEELVTNAVIHSDRESPTVTVDVTIEGDEVAVSVADDGPGIPEMERKILTSEREIEPLYHGSGIGLWLVTLIVRQLDGSLSFHENDPRGCVVTVRLPLAD
- the tatC gene encoding twin-arginine translocase subunit TatC, giving the protein MSSALDEDTRQTLDAGRETAGAMLRSAQKDLQKVFIVFLVGFIGSFYALRLYVWGFLERITRSQMDAATSGELQIIAQTPFDVILLQAKIGLVAGIILGLPVFIYFSRDALRDRGMWPSSPISRWKLALGALLATVLFFAGLAYGYLVFFPVMFAFLANNALSAGFTPTYSIVLWAQFIFLLTLSFGLAAQLPLAMSGLAYAEIVPYETFRDRWRYAVVAMFAFGALFTPPDPFTQIMWAIPMLVLYGFSLYLTKVVMTAKRGSEQISIKAAAAGHWNVILGIGIVGGLLVYAFFARGGLPVANDLLAWMGSSRRLSQPGASLPVSRTVGLALWTTLGILLAGLVAFMYYVYAELDDAAAPIAVSDPADIDLSELDAAGIRAAPPEAFADLSEDDAVSMAGDAMDDGDKEKARAILERFDEAEEVREAESSAPQSTTEEIGDRASRASGTFLDEFTDGEKDEDDIGGYYTDIAFILDSLTSRAFRIAAVFGIVLAATFGWLYTGGIGRVFEQFLSQLPSQVTPESINVVALHPMEALIFEVKFSTLIATAVTFPIVMYYAWPALRERGFVRGNRNIIFGWAAALVLGLFGGFVLGYTTVAPTVISYLVADGVRANMIIAYRITNFFWLIFFTTAGIGILADVPVLMLLLNTAGVSYRTMRDRWREVTVGIMAFAAVATPADVMTMFLVTIPLMFAYGAGLVVLFFVTFGGRRDLSRWTANA